GCTGTGCGTGGAGTACGACACGCGCGTCGCGAAGCATTGCCGCGAACCCACCGCCGAAGAAGTGCGCGACAAGACGCAGGCGAACTTCTGCGATCACTTCAAACCGAAGGTGGGTGCGTATGTGGCGCCCAACACCGCGGAAGTCGACGCATCGAAGGCCGCGCTCGAGGCGTTGTTCGGCAAGAAGTAAGCAGTGCCAGCACTACCTCAGGCAGGCAACGCCGCACCAGCGCACTGCTCGCGCAGCCGCGCCAACGCCACTGCGCTGAGCGGCGTACCCGCGAGCCGCGCCGCGTACAACGCCGCGCCCACCACCGGCGGAAACACCGGCGTGCGGCATTCGTACGGAACCGGCTCACCCGCCAGCGCCAGATTGAACGCATCGACCAGCCACGGCGACCCGGCGAACGCCCCGCCGGAATACGACACGGGTACCGAAAGCGCGGCCGGCGCCTCGATGGCGCGGCGCACCGCCCGCACCGCGCCGACCAGCTCGGCGGCCGCGCGCAGGAAAATCGCGCGCGCGCCGGGGTCGGCGCGCTCCGCGGCCTCGTGCACCAGCCGCGCGAACTGCGCGAATGCGCCGCGGCTCTGCGCATCGGCACCGTAGATACGCGCGCACAGGTCGAGATCGTCGTCGATACACAGCCGCTCGCGCACCAGTGCATGCAGCGGTCCGCGCGGCGCGCGCCCATCGCTCATGCGCGAGAACAGGCTCATCCCCTCGCGCGCGATCCAGTACGCCGAACCCTCATCTCCGATCAGTTCGCCCCAGCCGCCCGCGCGCGCGCTGCGCCCGGCATGTTCGCCGTACGCCATCGAGCCAGTCCCGGCGATGACGCTGATCCCGTCCGCGCAGGCGAGCGAGCCGGCCCAACTACCCAGCATGTCGTTGCCGCAACGGAAGCGGCGCGGATCGAGCATGGCGCTGGGCATGGCATCGAGGCGCGCGGTCACCGCGCTGTCCTCGCCGTACGAGCTCAACCCGAAGAACGCGAAATCGACCTGCGCGGTGGCCGTGGCACCGCGCGCGAGAACGGTGCGAATACCCTCGAGCAGCAAGGCCGTGGCGCGCTCGACGCCCTCGGAAAGGTGACTGACGCTGCCGGTCACGTGGCTGGCACGGATGTCGCCCCGTGCGTCGATCAGCACGAACGCAGTTTTCGTTCCGCCGCCGTCAACGCCGAGGAACATCGGCCGGCTCGCGCGTCCAGGGATAGATAGTGACGCCCTGCACCACGCGGCTGACGACGCCGCTGACGTTCGGATTGTCAGGCGTCAGCCCGAAGCGCAGCGATTGCGCCAAGCCGAACGACTGCGCGGGAATGACATCGATCAGCGCGAGCTCGAGGTCGCTGAAATCGCGCGTGCCGGCCAGCTCCAATCGCTCGTAGTTGCTCGCGCCGACATCCGCGCCCACGGCGACGATGGCGCCGGCTCGCGCTTCGCGGCTCAGCTCTTCGAGCAGATCGCGATCGTACGCGCGCGTGTACGGATCGTTGGATACGAACACGACGACTGCCGTGCGCGCATTGACGATGGTCTTCGGCCCAT
This sequence is a window from Pseudomonadota bacterium. Protein-coding genes within it:
- a CDS encoding BadF/BadG/BcrA/BcrD ATPase family protein, yielding MFLGVDGGGTKTAFVLIDARGDIRASHVTGSVSHLSEGVERATALLLEGIRTVLARGATATAQVDFAFFGLSSYGEDSAVTARLDAMPSAMLDPRRFRCGNDMLGSWAGSLACADGISVIAGTGSMAYGEHAGRSARAGGWGELIGDEGSAYWIAREGMSLFSRMSDGRAPRGPLHALVRERLCIDDDLDLCARIYGADAQSRGAFAQFARLVHEAAERADPGARAIFLRAAAELVGAVRAVRRAIEAPAALSVPVSYSGGAFAGSPWLVDAFNLALAGEPVPYECRTPVFPPVVGAALYAARLAGTPLSAVALARLREQCAGAALPA